GGGTCAAGAGACAACCTTCTTCAATTCGTTTTGTATTTCCTATATGTTGAAATTGCAGCCACaaccttcttcaaagtttgaagcaACTAAAGCTAAAACAAAGAAGGTAATGGTCAGCCTAAAGGACTCGTAAGTAACTAATTGTGCACCAAACCTTTTTAATTCAAAGTAGAGTATTTATCTTTTTTTCAACTTGCAGCGATATGCTGAATGGAGATGTGGTTCCATCTGTAACAATGTCTGGCCATATTCGATTTGAATACACGAATGAAGGTGGATTCTTAGATATGATGTACCGCAATTGTATGTTGTACCTTGAGTTTGGGTTTGATTTTgggttttaattttttaatttttgagTTTTAATTTgatatttgatttgatttgattttaggTTTTGATTTTAAGTTTTGATTAGGTATTTGAATATAGGTTTTGATTTGGAGATGAGTAGCAGATAGCAGATCTGAAAGGTCAAAGAGAAAGGGGGAGAGAGTAAAAGATGGCATGACTTAACGAATTTTTTTAAcagaaagttgacggagggacTCGGTATCTTAAAATGTGATAATGAAAGGACGCTGTGAgccaaaaaaaaaacttgagggacgctgttagctttttgaGATAAAATGAAGGaaccaacggcacaattatttctaCGACTCTCTGTGAAACTTCAGCATACTATGGGGATCCCTCATTTAACACAGGGATGAAATTGAGATTGAAAAATGCCATTGGGGGCTAAAATTGCAGGAAGATTTTGAGAGGGATGAAAAGAAAGAAAATCGAATAACACAGGGACCaatttgacaattttgtcattaatttataatataaaataagATAAAACGACATTTGAATTTTACTAACCCAATCAACTAAACGACATCCGAGTTTAGAGAGGTACGTACAACTGgaaatttctaaaaaaaaaaaaaaaaaacttcctttcTCTCTCAAAACCCTTTCTCTTTCTATCCGAAATTAATCTAAACCCAAATATATATACTTCGACTTCGAATTGACGATTTATATATTGAAATTGGAATCGGAATTTTTATGAGatgagatttttatttttattctgaAACTAAAAAAGTTAGGGTTTTGTCACCAATTAAGTTTAAATTAGCGTACGGAAAAGCAACTGTTTGGTTTTGGATTCAATTAAattaaactagttgtggagccctcgcttcgcgccgggggctccgttttgaatgcgagttaaaaaaaaagtcttgatctattttgtaaaaaagaatttttttcgacataacattgaagggttgttccttttgtgaaagttgattcttttagcgttcgggttttattttaaaaaaaaaaagttagtaaagtgggggttcgatttgtattttaataaaagttagtgggttaagtttgtgaaatttgaaaaaactttacgtataaagtgggggtttgatttgtattttaataaaagttagggggttaagtttgtgaaaattgaatattagtaaaaaaaaaaagttagtaaagtgggggttcgatttgtattttattaaaagttagggggttaagcttgtgaaatttggggaaaaatatacgtataaagtggggggttcgatttgtattttaatgaaagttagggggttaagtttgcgaaaagtggagAAATGAATAGTATTATGCATTTCAACTTTACCTTTTAGATAtatactagttgtggagccctcgcttcgcgccgggggctccgttttgaatgcgagttaaaaaaagtcttgatctattttgtaaaaaagaatttttttcgacataacattgaagggttgttccttttgtgaaagttgcttcttttagcgttcgggttttattttaaaaagaaaaagttagtaaagtgggggttcgatttgtattttaataaaagttagtgggttaagtttgtgaaatttgaaaaaactttacgtataaagtgggggttcgatttgtattttaataaaagttagggggttaagtttgtgaaaattgaatattagtaaaaaaaaaaaaaagttagtaaagtgggggttcgatttgtattttaataaaaggtggggggttaagtttgtgaaatttggggaAAAATAAACGTATAAAgtgagggttcgatttgtattttaattaaaagttaaggggttaagtttgttGAAAGTGGAGAAATGAATAGGACTATTCATTTCCACTATACcatttagatataggtataatatGGTGGATTGTGAGAAGCTTCAAATGGTGTTGGTGATTGAAGGCACTGCAGCATTACGTCCTTATTGGCCTACCATTCTCCACGATCATCTCAACGATCTTATCAGGTGATTGGTTTATCACTCTTCCTTAATTTGCTTTTAAATTATTTGAAATCAAGTTCTGGATCAATTTTGATACAAAAAGGACCCACCCTTTTTTACCTAACTATATTATATTATTGATGTGACAAAATTATATGAATTTGTTATTTTAATGTTATAAGTTTATAATTGATGCATATTTGTTACAACATCTATCTAATTAAATTAATTGATGCATACTTGTATTTAGGTAaactctgccttgagcttatttaTTATGTGTTGTTGACATGCGATATTTGTTTGCTTTATTTGCAGATCATATTATGAGGAGGAGGAGGATGCAGAATACAATGTTGAGTTTGCTTGTGTCGTATTCAATACTACTTGTGAATCTTCCAGCTGTACGTGTGTTTACTTACTTATTCATTTGTTTTTttgtctttctttctttctttcaatGTGGCGGCCTaatattatgttttttttttttttttttaattgtagcTATTTGGATGTTACATCAGTCAAAGTGGACAAACGATTTGAATTATTTAATGAAGTCGCTATCAGCTATTGATTTCAGTTCTGATACTGATGCTGCAACTGCTCAAGGACTTGCTCAAGCTCTAACAGTATGCATTGTTTTGTATCTCTTTTTTGAATTTGTGTGTCATTCATTTTTGCAACCTAGTTTtataatgaatgaatgaatgaatgaatgacaaTCATCATCAGATGTTTCGTTCATCAAATGAAAGCCAAAGTCAAAATGAGAGTCTTGTTGAAAGGCATTGCATCCTTGTCGCTGCAAGTAATATAGATCCTCCTACTCCTGATGTGAAGAAAGTTGCCAACCTTTTTCCACAGGTATCTAAATCGACAATTGGTTGGTGGAtttgtttttttattttaaataaaaaattgatgacaataaaaaatgttttatttttttattttaaacagTCAAATGTTTCTCTATCCGTTCTATATCCATGGAAGCTTCCAAATCTTGGAGCAATTTGCAAAGCggtaattattattaatcaataaATTAGAAAATATCACCTTCAatcaataactataactataactagtACAATACATATTAATCTCGTGCTTAATTTGATGACTACAGTGTAAACACATTAATCCTTCAATTGTTGCTGGCGTTGAAACTGTTGTTACAGATAATACGAGTCTCAATGCGAAACCAAATATCAGGAGGACA
The window above is part of the Rutidosis leptorrhynchoides isolate AG116_Rl617_1_P2 chromosome 1, CSIRO_AGI_Rlap_v1, whole genome shotgun sequence genome. Proteins encoded here:
- the LOC139859877 gene encoding mediator of RNA polymerase II transcription subunit 25-like isoform X1; translation: MVDCEKLQMVLVIEGTAALRPYWPTILHDHLNDLIRSYYEEEEDAEYNVEFACVVFNTTCESSSSIWMLHQSKWTNDLNYLMKSLSAIDFSSDTDAATAQGLAQALTMFRSSNESQSQNESLVERHCILVAASNIDPPTPDVKKVANLFPQSNVSLSVLYPWKLPNLGAICKACKHINPSIVAGVETVVTDNTSLNAKPNIRRTLADVNYVKEWEGDLCGVIQGKHLLLARLHAYLHSSASKLVKDWPSSIEIDLYSWTNKIESLQKKYAETSCFVLFRAIDSHEVLGKLQKHKHFGVIKLPSQIVVLTVTDDPSRFIGMILTKQTIIKYKTWK
- the LOC139859877 gene encoding mediator of RNA polymerase II transcription subunit 25-like isoform X2 encodes the protein MVLVIEGTAALRPYWPTILHDHLNDLIRSYYEEEEDAEYNVEFACVVFNTTCESSSSIWMLHQSKWTNDLNYLMKSLSAIDFSSDTDAATAQGLAQALTMFRSSNESQSQNESLVERHCILVAASNIDPPTPDVKKVANLFPQSNVSLSVLYPWKLPNLGAICKACKHINPSIVAGVETVVTDNTSLNAKPNIRRTLADVNYVKEWEGDLCGVIQGKHLLLARLHAYLHSSASKLVKDWPSSIEIDLYSWTNKIESLQKKYAETSCFVLFRAIDSHEVLGKLQKHKHFGVIKLPSQIVVLTVTDDPSRFIGMILTKQTIIKYKTWK